The proteins below are encoded in one region of Phaseolus vulgaris cultivar G19833 chromosome 1, P. vulgaris v2.0, whole genome shotgun sequence:
- the LOC137814279 gene encoding LOB domain-containing protein 16-like, whose translation MASASGNGSSNGSGSPCGACKFLRRKCAADCIFAPYFCSEQGPARFAAIHKVFGASNVSKLLLHIPAHDRCEAVVTIAYEAQARIRDPVYGCVSHIFALQQQVACLQAQLMQVKAQLTQNLMESRNMENNHQWPGNQSVAGQPMNHPFCPTYMNPISPQSSLESIDHSSINDGMSMQDIQSREDFQIHAKERGYNNNDLGELQELALRMMRN comes from the exons ATGGCTTCTGCAAGTGGAAATGGTAGCTCTAATGGCTCTGGCTCTCCTTGCGGGGCATGCAAGTTCCTCAGACGAAAGTGTGCAGCTGACTGCATCTTTGCACCTTACTTTTGCTCAGAACAAGGCCCTGCTAGATTTGCTGCCATACATAAAGTGTTTGGTGCCAGCAACGTTTCCAAGTTGCTTTTGCATATACCAGCTCATGATCGTTGTGAAGCCGTTGTCACAATTGCTTATGAGGCTCAGGCTCGTATCAGAGACCCCGTCTATGGCTGTGTCTCTCACATTTTTGCCTTACAACAACAG GTTGCATGCTTGCAAGCACAGCTGATGCAGGTGAAGGCTCAGCTGACTCAGAACCTGATGGAGTCCAGGAACATGGAGAATAATCATCAGTGGCCAGGGAATCAAAGTGTTGCAGGACAACCAATGAACCATCCATTTTGTCCCACTTACATGAACCCTATATCTCCTCAAAGCTCTCTTGAGTCAATTGATCACAGCAGCATCAATGATGGAATGAGCATGCAAGATATACAAAGCAGAGAGGATTTCCAAATCCATGCTAAGGAAAGAGGATACAACAACAATGACTTAGGTGAGCTGCAAGAACTGGCACTCAGAATGATGAGGAACTGA